In the genome of Treponema pedis, one region contains:
- a CDS encoding methyl-accepting chemotaxis protein: MDTKKQKRISIYKKVIAAFSITIISLLITMTTYTAYFIRKDKIQDFNDTSLQELFLVENNITTFISGITNNLKMLTVYPAIRAADKSIHSYINETASISINDFTVSESEKNIISYIKPVFESNKDYGEIFFGTVNGNYTTASGKPLPAGFDPRKRAWYQAAIQKPKESVISPAYISTEGTIVVSVAQTVHNDSGELVGVVGIAVYLNNLVEMLSKLKIGKSGYVILVQKDGTILADPYNKDFVSKKMTETGIPDFKELNSLTEGNKEITINGDKWFCRLHTVAMPEWKLIAFISNDEVLEKYYILRKLSILACIIILSVFIPAVYIWTNRLIKPLLSVVSALKRISQQDGDLTGRILVKGNDEITELSQYFNQTIEKIGNSIKAVSENSNTMTIIGNELASNMTETASAINQISSNIDGVKQQALTQAAGVSETAATMEEIMRTIKQLNSSIEGQSISVVQSSSAIEQMTSNISSITQMLGKSGILIQELTGATADGKQTLTGTNNITQKIAEESGGLIEASNVIQNIASQTNLLAMNAAIEAAHAGETGKGFAVVADEIRKLAEESSIQGRAITATLKNLGAEIESLTKSSKTVEEKFNAIFSLAEKVQQMSTSLAAVMREQENVSLEVLNAIKNINSVTAEVKDGSAEMLKGGGQIAEEMHKLDGLTRIITDSMNEMASGAIQINKAVQEVNGLTRKNKEAIENLSEEVNKFKV; this comes from the coding sequence ATGGACACTAAAAAACAAAAACGGATTTCCATTTATAAAAAAGTAATAGCGGCTTTTTCAATAACGATTATAAGCCTGCTTATAACTATGACAACATATACTGCGTATTTTATAAGAAAAGATAAAATTCAAGACTTTAATGATACCAGTTTGCAGGAATTGTTTTTAGTGGAAAACAATATAACAACATTTATAAGCGGTATAACCAACAATTTAAAAATGCTTACCGTATATCCTGCAATCCGCGCCGCCGATAAGAGCATACACAGCTATATCAATGAAACCGCTTCAATAAGCATAAATGATTTTACCGTCAGCGAAAGTGAAAAAAATATCATTTCATATATTAAACCTGTTTTTGAATCGAATAAAGATTACGGAGAAATATTTTTCGGTACGGTAAACGGCAACTATACGACGGCAAGCGGAAAACCTCTTCCTGCAGGCTTTGACCCGCGCAAAAGAGCATGGTATCAGGCTGCAATTCAAAAACCCAAAGAAAGCGTTATATCTCCCGCTTATATATCAACGGAAGGAACGATAGTAGTTTCCGTAGCACAAACCGTACATAACGACAGCGGAGAGCTTGTAGGCGTTGTAGGTATAGCCGTGTATCTGAATAATTTGGTGGAAATGCTTTCAAAATTAAAAATAGGTAAAAGCGGTTATGTTATATTAGTTCAAAAAGACGGAACAATCCTGGCGGACCCGTACAATAAGGACTTTGTTTCAAAGAAAATGACGGAAACGGGTATTCCCGATTTTAAAGAGCTTAATTCTTTAACCGAAGGAAATAAAGAAATAACAATTAACGGAGATAAATGGTTTTGCAGACTGCATACGGTGGCAATGCCCGAATGGAAACTTATTGCATTTATCAGTAACGATGAAGTCCTTGAAAAATATTATATATTGCGAAAACTGAGTATACTGGCTTGTATTATTATCCTGTCCGTTTTTATCCCCGCTGTATATATTTGGACTAACAGACTTATAAAACCTCTTCTATCCGTTGTATCCGCATTAAAAAGAATATCACAGCAAGACGGAGATTTAACAGGACGCATACTTGTAAAGGGTAACGACGAAATTACCGAACTTTCCCAATACTTTAACCAAACAATAGAAAAAATAGGAAACTCCATAAAAGCCGTTTCGGAAAACAGTAATACAATGACAATAATAGGCAACGAACTTGCAAGCAATATGACCGAAACGGCAAGCGCCATTAACCAAATAAGTTCAAATATAGACGGAGTAAAGCAACAGGCTCTTACACAGGCGGCAGGCGTAAGCGAAACGGCGGCAACCATGGAAGAAATAATGCGCACAATCAAACAGCTTAACAGCAGCATTGAAGGGCAATCGATAAGCGTAGTTCAATCTTCTTCCGCTATTGAACAAATGACTTCAAACATAAGCTCCATAACACAAATGTTGGGAAAAAGCGGAATATTGATACAAGAGCTTACCGGAGCAACCGCAGACGGAAAACAAACGCTGACGGGAACAAACAACATAACACAAAAAATAGCCGAAGAATCCGGAGGTTTAATTGAAGCAAGTAACGTCATTCAAAATATTGCAAGTCAGACAAATTTACTTGCAATGAATGCCGCAATAGAAGCCGCTCATGCAGGAGAAACCGGAAAAGGTTTTGCAGTCGTCGCCGATGAAATAAGAAAACTTGCCGAAGAATCGAGTATTCAAGGAAGAGCAATAACTGCAACGCTTAAAAACTTGGGAGCGGAAATTGAAAGTTTAACAAAATCGTCAAAAACGGTAGAAGAAAAATTTAATGCCATTTTCAGTCTTGCAGAAAAAGTACAACAAATGAGTACAAGCCTTGCCGCAGTTATGCGGGAACAGGAAAACGTAAGTTTGGAAGTTCTTAATGCGATAAAAAATATCAATTCGGTAACTGCGGAAGTAAAAGACGGCTCCGCCGAAATGCTGAAGGGAGGAGGACAGATTGCAGAAGAAATGCATAAACTTGACGGTTTAACCAGAATAATAACCGACAGCATGAACGAAATGGCATCAGGAGCTATACAAATAAACAAAGCCGTTCAGGAAGTAAACGGGCTTACAAGAAAGAATAAAGAAGCTATAGAAAACTTATCGGAAGAAGTAAATAAATTTAAAGTGTAA